The genome window CATGGGGTCGGCACCTTTGTCCCATAACCACAAAACCATTTCCCATTTGTACACAACAGCCTGGTCGGTAATTACAGTTTCCTTATTGTGATTGAACTTATTGATATCTGCCCCGTGTTCCAAAAGATACTCAATCTTCTGCTTGTCATTGCTTGATGCCGCTTCACAAATAGGCAGGATTGCACGGTCATCATTGACATTGGCACCATGGTCAATAAGTAACTTAATAAACTTCGTATTGTACTTACCGTTGCAGACTGTCGAAAGAGGCAGATACGCTTCTCCATCATTCGGAGTCTCATCCCATATATTAGACAGGAAGTTAGGATCGGCACCGTTCTCTAAAAGGAACTCCGTCATCGGATAATTCTTTTCCCACACTGCATATAGCAGATATGACATACCGTACTTACCCGTAGAATTAACATTCCAACCTTGCTTCATCATTGTCTTCAAGGTTTCCTTATCCTTGTTGTGTATCGCTTCTATAACAGGAAACTCTGCATTACTGAAATACCCAGCGTATGGGGGATTGCTTTTGAACATACTACAAGAGCTTAATGTGATTAATAATATTGTCAGAATATTCTTCATTCTTACATTGCTTTATATTCTTTGGCGATAATTTCACGGCTTTGTTCTGCCTTTTTCTTCTCTATAGCCTGAAGCAATAACGGCAAATCATGACCATCGGAAAAATCAAACTCATCAGCGGTATGAAGTCGTATTCTTTCACCTGCTGAGTCTGGCATAAGTTCAAGCAGATTATTACCCATATTCAGGAAATCCTGATTAGAATAATAGGTGTGTACCTTTGATGTATCAGGATTCTTGATACCATACATCTCATAGGTATTAGGGTGTACACCTGCAGGGTTAAAAGCATAAGTCTCACTTCCTGTAGCAGCACCAGCAGCAGTAGCCAAGCCGCCACCCAGAGAATGACCCGTGATAATTAATTCTTTACCTTCCGGCTTATTCGCATTTATCTTTTGCGCTAAGCGTATGGCATCTTCATACTGCTCACTTCCCAGTCCTAAGCCTTGCGAGGCGTTGTCATCTATCCAATCCCAGCTCCAGTTAGGCATAAACGGCAGGTCTCGTTTTCCCATGTCACGTGGGTCGCTTGTTGTTCCTCGAAATGCAAGAATACAATTGCCTTCCGAATCCGTATAAACCTCTGCCTTGAATCCGTGGTTGCGATTTTGCAAATCACTCGTACTTATACCCAAGTAATCTAAATCTTTACCCTCGACCCTCTTGTATCCAGCAAGTTCCTTGTTTTTCAGTTTATTCGTCAGTTCTTCCTTATAATCATCATCAAACTTACTGACAGCCTCTTCAAAATCGTAACGTTCATAGGGTCTTATGGCTTCGTCTACCAATTTCTTTTCCTCTGCTGTCTTACGATCATAAGTAAAGTAACTTAGGCACAGCATATCAGACGCTTTGCTATAATTAGGCCTGATAACAGAGACAACCCCGCCAAGCGTACAACCGAGTTTTGCACCTTCCAACAAAGCACGATGCCCACCAATCCTTACCTTGGGATGTACTTTCGTCCAAAAGAAAGAACGGGTAAAGAAGGCACATATATTGACTACTTTCATTGCCATCTGTGCAAGTAACGCATCTTTTATACCTCCCCACACTCCATAACCCAAAAGTCCCAGCCGAGCTCCCCCAGCTGCTCCCTTGACAGCTCCCTTGATAGCTCCCCATACACTGCCACCACTCTTGTCATAGCCTCTATAGCCACCGACGACAGCACCTACTATGGCTCCTACAACTGCACCTGCAAAAGTTAAGCCACGACACATTAAACCGGAAATAGCTCCTACCACCGTTGCAGCAGTAGTCGCCTTAAGGCAAATGTGACATGGGTGCATACGGTCTTTCTCCGTTGCTATTAAATGTCCATTTTCACGCTTTACGTACATCTGGCTTTTCACCTCGATAAGTGACTGATGTGCACCACAGGTACAAACGGTGAAGTCGCCATGCTCAATATACAGCACATCATCAGCGCCTTTGTCTGAACTCATACCTTATCCTCCACAAGTTTAAATTCAATACGATTTGTATAAACATAGTCCTCGCTTGCCTGCTCCTTGGCAAACGTTACAGCCTTGTCAAAGAAAGGCTGATAATCCTCTGCACAGAAATACTCTGTATCGACAGAATATGAGTAACAGAATGGTGCGCCACTGGTCAAAGGAAGAATCTCTTTAGCAAATACTTGCTGGAAACCAGACACATCATCAAGTTCTCCTGTACCACTTTCCATGAGATGGATTGTCCCATCCTCCAACTTCTCTTTCTTCTTCCTCACAATCATAGCATCCAGATAATGGTTGGCATGAAGAATAGACAAGGGTGTTAAGTGGAAAAACTTTCCACCGCCAAACCATGACCAAAGCGTATAATAAACCAATGAACTGCGCATCTCTTGACCAAAATCATTCACAGATTTCCCGACAATATCAAGCAACTGCATGATAGACTGGTCACTGCCATAACGTTCTTTGAGTTTCTCACGACAGGCCAGATACCTTTCTGCTATCTCATGACTGTTATAAACCGTCAACTTATCCGACATATCAAAACCAAACTCGACCCTGTCAATTACCTTGTTTACCTCATCCAGCAGCCCATACAGCTCTGCCTCGGCATGCTGCTGAGGCTTCGGACGTTCCAACACATCTACAACAATGTGCCCATTCTCTGTGGTCGACACCTTCCATTGCTGTGAAGTCTCATTGCTCATCCCCACATGACCGTTCAAACTGAGTTGACTTATTTCCGTGATATTATATATTCTCATCTTACAACTATTTTACTCCTACACAAGCTATAAGTTATGAAAAACAAACAGCCAACATAAACATAATCTGTTATAAGCCAGATAAATATCCCACTAAAAT of Prevotella fusca JCM 17724 contains these proteins:
- a CDS encoding DUF4280 domain-containing protein, with translation MSSDKGADDVLYIEHGDFTVCTCGAHQSLIEVKSQMYVKRENGHLIATEKDRMHPCHICLKATTAATVVGAISGLMCRGLTFAGAVVGAIVGAVVGGYRGYDKSGGSVWGAIKGAVKGAAGGARLGLLGYGVWGGIKDALLAQMAMKVVNICAFFTRSFFWTKVHPKVRIGGHRALLEGAKLGCTLGGVVSVIRPNYSKASDMLCLSYFTYDRKTAEEKKLVDEAIRPYERYDFEEAVSKFDDDYKEELTNKLKNKELAGYKRVEGKDLDYLGISTSDLQNRNHGFKAEVYTDSEGNCILAFRGTTSDPRDMGKRDLPFMPNWSWDWIDDNASQGLGLGSEQYEDAIRLAQKINANKPEGKELIITGHSLGGGLATAAGAATGSETYAFNPAGVHPNTYEMYGIKNPDTSKVHTYYSNQDFLNMGNNLLELMPDSAGERIRLHTADEFDFSDGHDLPLLLQAIEKKKAEQSREIIAKEYKAM
- a CDS encoding ankyrin repeat domain-containing protein, with protein sequence MKNILTILLITLSSCSMFKSNPPYAGYFSNAEFPVIEAIHNKDKETLKTMMKQGWNVNSTGKYGMSYLLYAVWEKNYPMTEFLLENGADPNFLSNIWDETPNDGEAYLPLSTVCNGKYNTKFIKLLIDHGANVNDDRAILPICEAASSNDKQKIEYLLEHGADINKFNHNKETVITDQAVVYKWEMVLWLWDKGADPMKAGGTGRNTGGKSNVAYWVQVAIDGTGLTNEGERVKRRLESIGVTFPYQPAQKKDTEAEK